From the Chloroflexus aurantiacus J-10-fl genome, one window contains:
- a CDS encoding class I SAM-dependent methyltransferase — protein MVRKQGFLVYDEANQRYFIDYQQSLSIAANELLLELLLAAQPYMRGRLLDVGCGKRSYALIYERHVELSIGTEVQFSPHGTGAADLIGYAEELPFADASFDTILCTEVLEHTRHPFQVLTELARLLKPGGHLILSTPFIYPIHEAPHDYWRFTVYGLQKICQDHGLDIVEINSKGGVITTMMILTHNIAVRIMNVFSKIFRIDPPLYERKWARWCICLPQWAYLALSRTLRYRIRHLTQSENVAYQLDRLFKRNNTLTEINHWLACGYVCIARKPVDI, from the coding sequence ATGGTGCGTAAACAAGGCTTCCTGGTCTACGATGAAGCGAACCAACGATACTTCATTGATTATCAACAAAGCCTTTCTATTGCCGCGAATGAGTTATTGCTCGAACTTCTCCTTGCTGCCCAACCGTATATGCGGGGCAGGCTATTGGATGTTGGGTGTGGCAAGCGATCTTATGCTTTAATTTATGAACGGCACGTGGAGTTAAGCATCGGTACTGAAGTACAGTTTTCCCCCCACGGTACTGGTGCCGCCGATCTGATCGGTTATGCCGAAGAGCTGCCATTCGCTGATGCTTCTTTCGATACTATTCTCTGTACAGAAGTGTTAGAACACACCAGACATCCCTTTCAGGTGCTAACCGAGCTGGCCCGACTCTTGAAACCGGGAGGACACCTGATCCTGTCAACCCCCTTTATCTATCCAATCCACGAGGCACCCCATGATTACTGGCGTTTTACCGTCTATGGTTTACAAAAAATCTGCCAGGATCATGGGCTGGACATCGTTGAAATCAACTCTAAAGGGGGCGTGATCACCACCATGATGATTTTAACCCACAATATTGCCGTACGCATTATGAACGTTTTTAGTAAGATTTTCCGCATAGATCCTCCACTCTACGAACGTAAGTGGGCACGCTGGTGTATATGCCTGCCTCAGTGGGCATACCTGGCATTATCACGAACGCTACGTTACCGAATCCGTCATCTGACCCAATCAGAGAATGTTGCCTATCAGCTTGACCGGCTATTCAAGCGCAACAATACGCTTACTGAAATCAACCATTGGCTGGCCTGTGGCTACGTATGTATCGCTCGTAAACCGGTTGATATATGA
- a CDS encoding lipopolysaccharide biosynthesis protein, giving the protein MKQVSLSSIIYTIGSAANSAALLIIVPFLINTLNAEEYGAWSIFEVAIFFINMLILAGLEVGLMREYWQQTDETLRARLVGTVVIAVSLLGTIITGFGVLVVLSGVGSDLPGSPLTLILVLAIGWSDACFRLILSVFRIREQPWIFITLSFLQLGGFALLLVGFLYAGFGLIGALTARLLSSVILFFAGLVIGRRFIQWRIDQTAIWRIARYGLPLLPTNIASYILLAADRYVIQYALSLEAVAIYTFAYKIATILDVFVTRPFAMDWAPRRFKIATLPDPEQSYVQILLLYLWVATTFALIVMAITPFIYKLIAPITYWSGIEIVSIILLAYIIYGLSYPLNVGIMLKDRTQDLPIIGAIAAVSCLGLCLWWIPIYGINGAAWATVVSYLVWTGLIAVDSLRIYPIKYPLKIIGGMIGCGILAYGGLWWSNTVWPDVHLEIIGLRVGWVVTIMGGLGIGLWRYVHRKPAAILDHPLNA; this is encoded by the coding sequence ATGAAACAGGTTTCACTAAGTAGCATCATATACACCATTGGTAGCGCTGCAAACAGTGCAGCTCTCCTTATTATTGTACCATTCCTGATTAATACGCTGAACGCTGAAGAATACGGTGCATGGTCAATTTTTGAGGTCGCGATTTTCTTTATTAACATGCTTATCCTCGCAGGACTCGAAGTCGGGTTAATGCGGGAATACTGGCAGCAAACTGATGAAACGTTGCGGGCGCGTCTGGTTGGAACAGTCGTTATTGCCGTTAGTTTACTGGGAACGATTATCACGGGCTTCGGTGTATTGGTAGTCTTAAGTGGGGTAGGCAGTGATTTACCGGGATCACCACTTACTCTGATCCTCGTGCTCGCGATTGGCTGGAGCGACGCCTGTTTCAGATTGATACTCTCTGTCTTTCGGATTCGCGAGCAGCCCTGGATATTTATAACCTTATCTTTCCTCCAATTAGGGGGATTCGCCCTTCTTCTCGTTGGTTTTCTGTACGCCGGTTTTGGCTTGATCGGTGCGCTCACCGCCAGGCTTTTGTCGTCAGTGATCCTGTTTTTTGCCGGTCTCGTGATCGGTCGGCGTTTCATTCAGTGGCGTATTGATCAGACTGCGATCTGGCGGATTGCCAGATATGGACTACCCCTACTGCCGACGAATATCGCCTCCTATATCTTACTGGCGGCTGACCGCTACGTCATCCAGTACGCGCTTTCATTAGAAGCAGTCGCTATCTACACGTTCGCCTACAAAATAGCTACGATCCTCGATGTCTTTGTCACCCGCCCATTTGCTATGGATTGGGCACCACGCCGGTTTAAGATTGCTACCCTGCCCGATCCTGAACAGTCATATGTCCAGATTCTCTTGCTCTACCTCTGGGTAGCTACTACCTTTGCCCTCATCGTGATGGCGATAACGCCCTTCATATACAAACTGATCGCCCCGATAACATACTGGTCTGGGATAGAGATTGTATCGATCATCCTGTTGGCGTACATCATTTATGGATTGAGTTACCCGCTCAATGTCGGCATTATGTTAAAAGATCGGACGCAGGACTTGCCGATCATTGGGGCAATTGCGGCAGTCAGTTGTCTCGGATTATGTCTGTGGTGGATCCCCATCTATGGCATCAATGGCGCGGCCTGGGCAACCGTTGTCTCCTACCTGGTCTGGACGGGATTGATTGCCGTTGATTCGTTGCGTATTTACCCAATCAAATATCCCCTAAAAATCATTGGCGGGATGATCGGGTGTGGTATCCTGGCATATGGCGGATTATGGTGGAGCAATACCGTATGGCCAGATGTTCACCTGGAGATTATCGGACTTCGGGTTGGTTGGGTTGTCACCATAATGGGTGGATTGGGGATCGGTTTATGGCGCTACGTTCATCGCAAGCCGGCTGCGATTCTTGATCATCCGCTCAATGCTTAG
- a CDS encoding class I SAM-dependent methyltransferase — MKTYKPGEYWEQRLSQDFDLSGVGHKGLSLDYNIQLYNRRLEVLKSRLSQAKIDISQSRVLEIGCGNGFYTQFFTQHQVREYVGIDITSVSIDNLQQQFPDHRFVCADISELDVSHLEGKFDIVFAADVMFHIVDDEKFKAVIRNVACVLRSGGLLIISDILPQETTQTALHVRLRSKSEYSRLFQENGLTIRYIEPIFVIAHPSPTYGHHLLWNVITIFWKSLLRVKFKRWLIVDSMICRLLLWLDRKFLCPKYGQKTPNSKYIFAYKQ, encoded by the coding sequence GTGAAAACCTACAAACCTGGCGAATATTGGGAGCAACGACTAAGCCAAGATTTTGACTTGAGTGGCGTTGGACACAAAGGATTAAGCCTAGATTATAATATACAACTTTATAACCGCCGCCTGGAAGTGTTAAAATCAAGACTATCTCAGGCAAAAATTGACATTTCGCAGAGTCGTGTACTGGAAATAGGCTGCGGTAATGGATTTTACACGCAATTCTTCACACAGCATCAGGTTAGAGAATATGTTGGTATAGATATAACCTCAGTTTCAATTGATAACCTTCAGCAACAATTCCCTGATCATCGGTTTGTTTGTGCAGATATATCAGAATTAGATGTCAGCCACCTGGAAGGGAAATTCGATATTGTTTTCGCTGCAGACGTCATGTTTCATATTGTCGATGACGAGAAATTTAAAGCAGTAATCCGAAATGTAGCTTGTGTATTAAGATCAGGAGGTCTATTAATTATATCAGACATCCTTCCGCAAGAGACGACTCAGACAGCACTTCACGTTCGTTTGCGATCTAAAAGTGAATATTCCAGACTCTTTCAGGAGAATGGTTTAACCATTCGATATATTGAACCAATTTTTGTAATCGCACATCCGTCGCCAACCTATGGACATCACTTATTGTGGAATGTAATCACTATATTCTGGAAATCATTGTTACGTGTTAAGTTTAAAAGATGGCTAATCGTAGATAGCATGATTTGTCGATTACTTCTCTGGTTAGACCGAAAGTTTTTATGTCCAAAGTATGGTCAGAAAACTCCAAATAGCAAGTATATTTTTGCGTACAAACAATGA
- a CDS encoding tetratricopeptide repeat protein produces MMEQYRLFHRVEQLTLNSLQIEGLASSYDPWRDPVPLTTAEGRAVAHQALTEAQRLAATAPSDTEALRQLGRAALLAGQPDIAVAAFSQAVAQRSDSPLIWFELGMAYEQLAPAHVVEALTFDQPDKTRWEWLPSPPTQQDWSLPVTTTEPSDWWLPPEPITRTVFANEQLTLRITLPAQPVVLSFWMGTPTAQPATYRVMLDGEVAGTFELAAPEQGWQHGYIDLAPWAGQTVIITLQTSPTTAGWGDLRLIDQAALACIRHDCLQRAAAAWRQGGFTAADFLHRGTVAFRQKQYDEALRWYGRVAMMGGDTTSTRWYTRYLITNERELLDQSVASDQGWINSELRLRAWLRWATLLHEERRFAEVEQGLQHLIVTTPDINPSTTRLWSDVYRLLALSLWGQNRAAEAIPYAAKAVEIDERSTWAHIHYGKILYIADPNQAYLTEQAFAKALALDPHPAIWRNLIGFWRWVKEPERAAALCRQAQQQGLVEEVQQECTK; encoded by the coding sequence ATGATGGAACAATATCGCTTGTTCCATCGCGTCGAGCAATTAACCCTCAATTCTCTTCAGATTGAGGGTCTTGCATCATCTTACGATCCGTGGCGAGACCCTGTCCCCCTTACCACCGCAGAAGGCCGTGCGGTCGCGCACCAGGCACTCACCGAAGCCCAGCGCCTGGCTGCGACCGCTCCCTCCGATACCGAAGCGCTCCGCCAGCTCGGCCGTGCAGCACTGCTGGCCGGTCAGCCAGATATTGCGGTTGCTGCTTTTTCGCAGGCAGTTGCGCAACGTTCCGACAGCCCGTTGATCTGGTTTGAGCTGGGTATGGCCTACGAACAACTTGCCCCGGCACATGTTGTAGAGGCATTGACATTCGATCAGCCAGATAAAACTCGCTGGGAATGGTTGCCCTCACCGCCAACCCAACAGGACTGGTCCTTACCGGTCACTACTACCGAACCGTCAGACTGGTGGCTCCCTCCTGAACCGATCACACGCACCGTCTTCGCGAATGAGCAACTCACACTGCGCATTACATTGCCTGCCCAGCCGGTTGTGCTCAGCTTTTGGATGGGCACACCTACAGCGCAACCGGCAACCTACCGGGTGATGCTTGACGGGGAGGTAGCAGGGACATTTGAGCTGGCAGCGCCTGAGCAAGGCTGGCAGCACGGGTACATCGATCTGGCGCCGTGGGCCGGGCAGACCGTGATCATCACCCTGCAGACCAGCCCGACAACGGCCGGTTGGGGCGATCTGCGGCTGATTGACCAGGCAGCGCTTGCATGTATACGTCACGATTGCCTGCAACGTGCCGCCGCAGCCTGGCGGCAGGGTGGGTTTACCGCTGCTGACTTTCTGCATAGGGGGACAGTTGCGTTTCGCCAGAAACAGTACGACGAGGCGCTGCGGTGGTATGGGCGGGTTGCCATGATGGGTGGCGACACCACGAGTACGCGCTGGTACACCCGTTACCTGATCACCAATGAGCGGGAGCTCCTGGATCAGAGCGTTGCATCTGATCAAGGCTGGATCAATTCTGAATTACGTCTACGGGCCTGGTTACGGTGGGCTACACTTCTGCACGAAGAACGGCGTTTTGCAGAAGTGGAACAGGGATTACAACACCTGATTGTGACAACCCCTGACATTAATCCATCAACCACGCGGTTATGGTCAGATGTGTACCGCCTTTTGGCGCTTTCCCTGTGGGGGCAGAACCGCGCTGCTGAGGCTATACCCTATGCCGCAAAGGCAGTTGAAATCGATGAGCGGAGCACCTGGGCACACATTCATTATGGCAAGATTTTATACATTGCCGATCCGAATCAGGCTTATCTCACCGAGCAGGCTTTTGCGAAGGCATTAGCACTTGATCCACATCCCGCTATCTGGCGTAACCTGATCGGCTTCTGGCGATGGGTCAAGGAACCAGAGCGGGCAGCAGCATTGTGCCGGCAAGCGCAACAGCAAGGGCTGGTTGAAGAGGTACAGCAGGAGTGTACGAAGTGA
- a CDS encoding cytochrome P450 gives MTAPVSAIPGPRGLPVVGVAPRLLGDPLEFMVRIQRHYGDLVRLSLGRHTMYLAIHPDMIKRITQENWKNYIKRYPAMDEILGQGLVTSNGAHWLRQRRLMQPAFHHQRIARMASIMVEEAEQMLARWETYARTRQPVDIQHEMMLLTQKIIVRTMFGTSLNNDEAEAVGKAFNDTLNWAAGQQFRWWQPPRSWPTPGNLQYRRNLELLERTVYRLIEERRQHQGEHDDLLEMLVTARDADTGEQMSPKQIRDEVMTIFLAGHETTAGTLSWILHLLAHHGESERKLRAEYATVLGGRNPTPADLPQLPYNRMVIDETLRLYPPTWILSRVLVEADTLGDYELPAGAVVALSPYVTHRHPDFWPNAESFDPERFRPTAIEQRHKFAYIPFITGPRQCIGNNFALMEMQLILPMILQHFRVSAIPGYPVRPIPRATLRPGPMQWMEVRRVGEG, from the coding sequence ATGACAGCACCAGTAAGCGCAATTCCCGGCCCGCGTGGCCTGCCGGTGGTAGGTGTTGCCCCGCGTCTGTTGGGCGATCCGCTTGAGTTCATGGTACGTATCCAGCGCCACTATGGTGATCTGGTCAGGCTTTCGCTTGGCCGCCACACGATGTACCTGGCCATTCATCCCGACATGATCAAGCGCATCACACAGGAAAACTGGAAGAACTACATCAAGCGCTATCCGGCCATGGACGAAATCCTTGGCCAGGGTCTGGTCACCAGCAACGGTGCGCACTGGCTTCGTCAGCGGCGGCTGATGCAACCGGCGTTCCACCACCAGCGTATTGCGCGTATGGCGAGCATCATGGTCGAGGAAGCTGAGCAGATGCTGGCCCGTTGGGAGACCTATGCCCGTACCCGGCAACCGGTGGACATTCAACACGAGATGATGCTGCTGACGCAGAAGATCATTGTGCGTACCATGTTCGGCACATCGCTCAACAATGATGAAGCGGAAGCGGTAGGAAAAGCCTTCAACGACACTCTCAACTGGGCGGCTGGCCAGCAATTCCGCTGGTGGCAACCACCGCGCAGTTGGCCGACCCCGGGCAACCTGCAATACCGACGGAACCTCGAACTCCTGGAGCGCACGGTATATCGCCTGATTGAGGAACGTCGCCAGCACCAGGGCGAACACGATGATCTGCTCGAAATGCTGGTCACTGCCCGTGATGCCGATACCGGTGAACAGATGTCGCCGAAGCAGATCCGCGACGAGGTCATGACCATCTTCCTGGCCGGACATGAAACCACTGCCGGCACACTCTCGTGGATATTGCACCTGCTGGCCCACCATGGCGAGAGCGAGCGCAAGCTGCGGGCCGAATACGCCACCGTGCTCGGTGGCCGTAATCCCACCCCGGCCGATCTACCGCAGTTGCCGTACAACCGCATGGTCATCGATGAGACGCTGCGCCTCTACCCTCCGACCTGGATTCTCAGCCGTGTACTTGTTGAAGCCGACACACTGGGTGACTACGAACTGCCGGCAGGCGCCGTCGTTGCTCTCAGCCCATACGTCACCCATCGCCACCCCGACTTCTGGCCCAACGCCGAGAGCTTCGATCCTGAACGCTTCCGTCCGACGGCTATCGAACAACGACACAAATTCGCCTACATACCGTTCATAACCGGGCCACGGCAGTGCATCGGCAACAACTTCGCCCTGATGGAGATGCAACTCATCCTGCCGATGATCCTGCAACACTTCCGGGTCAGCGCCATTCCCGGTTATCCGGTACGGCCAATCCCACGCGCCACCCTGCGCCCAGGTCCAATGCAGTGGATGGAGGTGCGCCGGGTGGGGGAGGGGTAG
- a CDS encoding phosphomannomutase/phosphoglucomutase, with amino-acid sequence MGVALNQTIFRAYDIRGIVEVDLDEAIYERLGRATGTLFRNEGRQRIVVARDARLSSPRFQAALIHGLRATGMDVIDIGMVATPVMYFAVEALGADAGAIVSASHNPPEFNGLKLRRAEPRFGSEPLPSAAIQEVGRIAASGEFAQGSGGYEQVDIGPAYVESARRWIDFGGRRPRVVLDGGNGVAGPLAVAMYEALGIEVIPLFIEPDGTFPNHHPDPLKVENLRHLQAAVREYRADLGIGLDGDGDRLGVVDGHGEVVFADRYLIVLAKALLAKRKGPVVFDVKCSAVLPQAIRELGGEPVMWKTGYTSLSAKMREIDAVLGGELSGHTIFPFPGRYFDDGAFAGAVLLHALSELGQTLSEALAPYPVLPSIDEGRIPFPEERKFAVIDFLRERFTGKYPIIDIDGVRIDFGDGWGLVRASNTEPAITTRFEAQTWERVQAIRDEMLSVVEEFRTRA; translated from the coding sequence ATGGGCGTAGCGCTCAATCAAACGATTTTCCGGGCGTATGATATTCGCGGTATTGTTGAGGTTGATCTCGATGAGGCGATCTATGAACGGTTAGGGCGCGCAACCGGCACGCTCTTCCGCAACGAGGGCCGGCAGCGGATTGTCGTGGCCCGTGATGCTCGCCTCAGTTCACCGCGATTTCAAGCAGCATTAATTCACGGCTTACGTGCCACCGGGATGGATGTGATCGATATTGGTATGGTGGCAACGCCGGTGATGTATTTTGCGGTTGAGGCATTAGGGGCTGATGCCGGGGCCATTGTTTCGGCCAGTCACAATCCGCCGGAATTTAATGGTCTGAAGTTACGCCGCGCAGAACCGCGCTTTGGGTCTGAACCATTACCATCGGCTGCTATTCAAGAAGTGGGACGGATCGCCGCTTCTGGGGAGTTCGCTCAGGGGAGTGGTGGCTACGAGCAGGTGGACATCGGCCCGGCCTATGTCGAGTCGGCACGGCGCTGGATTGATTTCGGCGGTCGACGTCCTCGCGTTGTGCTGGATGGTGGGAATGGTGTGGCCGGGCCGCTGGCTGTCGCAATGTATGAGGCGTTGGGGATTGAGGTTATTCCCCTCTTCATTGAGCCAGATGGTACCTTTCCCAACCATCATCCCGATCCGTTGAAGGTCGAGAACCTGCGCCACTTGCAGGCCGCGGTCCGCGAATACCGGGCCGATCTCGGTATTGGGCTTGATGGTGATGGGGATCGGCTGGGTGTAGTTGATGGTCATGGCGAGGTGGTGTTTGCCGACCGCTATCTGATTGTGCTGGCGAAGGCGCTCCTGGCGAAGCGCAAAGGGCCAGTGGTCTTCGATGTGAAGTGTAGTGCGGTGTTACCCCAGGCTATCCGCGAGTTGGGTGGTGAACCGGTAATGTGGAAGACCGGCTACACCAGCCTCTCGGCGAAGATGCGCGAGATTGATGCCGTACTGGGGGGTGAGCTGAGCGGACATACGATCTTTCCGTTCCCCGGGCGGTACTTCGACGATGGCGCGTTTGCCGGTGCAGTGCTCTTGCATGCGCTGTCAGAGCTGGGGCAGACGCTCAGCGAAGCATTGGCACCGTATCCGGTATTGCCTTCAATTGATGAAGGACGAATCCCGTTTCCTGAAGAACGGAAGTTTGCAGTGATCGATTTCTTGCGCGAGCGATTTACCGGTAAGTATCCGATTATTGATATCGACGGGGTGCGCATCGATTTTGGTGATGGGTGGGGGCTGGTGCGTGCCTCAAATACCGAGCCGGCAATTACGACCCGCTTCGAGGCGCAGACGTGGGAGCGCGTTCAAGCAATTCGTGATGAGATGTTGAGTGTCGTCGAGGAGTTCCGCACACGGGCATGA
- a CDS encoding phosphoglucomutase, which yields MSAYRRPFLQSWEAAYTAGFTLEHLRRRAMTVGMALAQQRARCLIGFDTRFLANLFAQTLAQDLVAQGVTVLLASTPTPLPAIHHALDQKQADCALYVSARNRPYYIGGLLLIADEKSGLSIAPTSAPLPDVEFPPATPNIATIDIRTPYIEALRQAIDLDAIRRLPLTFFVDAMAGTTAGIITTLFGEGGQTRAIEINRDPDPLFGRGSPQPFEASLHRLRKLVRESDSHLGLAIAGDGTALAVVEPGGEVLEPFEAALLLAGHLATHYRQRGLVIAPPPAPNSPLQAQARQLAAWQEATGMKLELAGDGLYTERQPVVAMTASGEVALSRWSSCPDGLLAGLFFCEAAARSNGGLRTLYTALRAQFGVQ from the coding sequence ATGAGCGCGTATCGACGCCCTTTCCTACAGTCGTGGGAGGCAGCGTATACTGCCGGGTTCACGCTTGAACACCTGCGTCGCCGGGCGATGACGGTTGGTATGGCGTTGGCTCAACAACGTGCGCGTTGTTTGATCGGTTTTGATACGCGCTTTCTGGCAAACCTCTTTGCCCAGACGCTGGCACAAGACCTGGTGGCGCAGGGGGTAACAGTTCTGCTCGCCAGCACGCCAACCCCCCTGCCCGCCATCCACCACGCGCTCGATCAGAAGCAGGCCGATTGTGCATTGTATGTGTCGGCGCGCAATCGCCCTTACTATATCGGGGGGTTGCTCCTGATCGCTGATGAGAAGTCTGGTTTGAGCATTGCACCGACATCTGCTCCGTTGCCAGACGTTGAGTTTCCACCTGCCACGCCGAATATAGCGACTATTGATATTCGTACACCCTACATCGAGGCCTTACGTCAGGCGATTGATCTGGATGCTATTCGCCGCCTCCCGCTGACCTTTTTCGTCGATGCCATGGCCGGTACAACTGCCGGTATCATCACAACTCTGTTCGGTGAAGGGGGACAGACACGGGCAATTGAGATTAATCGTGATCCAGACCCGCTCTTTGGGCGTGGGTCGCCGCAGCCATTTGAAGCGAGTCTTCACCGGTTACGGAAGCTGGTGCGGGAGAGCGACTCACACCTCGGATTGGCGATTGCTGGTGATGGTACTGCATTGGCTGTGGTTGAACCGGGTGGTGAAGTGCTGGAACCGTTTGAGGCTGCACTGCTGCTGGCCGGTCACCTTGCTACCCACTACCGGCAGCGTGGCCTGGTGATTGCACCGCCACCAGCTCCAAATAGCCCGTTGCAGGCTCAGGCAAGGCAACTGGCTGCGTGGCAAGAAGCAACCGGGATGAAGCTCGAACTGGCCGGTGATGGTTTGTACACCGAACGGCAACCGGTTGTGGCAATGACGGCGAGTGGCGAAGTGGCACTGAGCCGCTGGAGTTCCTGCCCGGATGGATTGCTGGCCGGTCTGTTCTTTTGCGAAGCAGCGGCGCGGAGCAACGGTGGGCTGCGCACTCTGTACACTGCCCTACGCGCTCAATTTGGTGTTCAGTAA
- a CDS encoding gluconeogenesis factor YvcK family protein produces the protein MKQIVSRLSALRHLLPSLSLTFIGIVLLSLGVAYLFIHAYRTVEGLPDVVWWLTLQFLPRPLRGVLLLAVGLMVLAGGIWQLSGVVVIPRPQQLPADGELVLGYDRARRPRRVVVISGGAGMLILSGLSDQVDRMTCIVPITDPVEYYYRASGLLNQPNVYYVVPTPEPLEVIAELDDGTLIDVRHIHLHPELAERYVRQLRLSQAALPQLTRVTLDALREADAIVLGPGSLFESILPNFLLPEFAEAVRTSSAKKIFICNLMTEPGRTSGFRVADHIRVIREFAGITPDYVLVNAQRIDPETTRIYAAAHQTPVYLDPSDYEELATIPGDMHGQRGVMIEGSMVIEADLSAAVIQYTTSLDNPQQSRAVRVLRHDGQKLAAALLELLRRA, from the coding sequence ATGAAACAAATTGTCAGTCGTCTAAGCGCATTACGCCACCTGCTGCCATCGCTCTCCCTTACTTTTATCGGGATCGTGCTGCTCTCGCTGGGGGTTGCTTACCTCTTCATCCATGCCTATCGTACCGTCGAAGGGTTGCCCGACGTTGTCTGGTGGTTGACTCTGCAATTTCTGCCGCGCCCACTGCGCGGTGTTCTGCTGCTGGCGGTCGGGCTGATGGTGCTGGCGGGGGGTATCTGGCAGCTTAGCGGCGTGGTAGTCATTCCTCGCCCACAACAGTTGCCTGCCGATGGTGAGCTGGTCTTGGGATATGACCGGGCGCGTCGGCCACGCCGGGTTGTAGTTATCTCTGGCGGTGCCGGGATGTTGATTTTGTCGGGATTGAGCGATCAGGTTGATCGCATGACGTGTATTGTCCCGATCACCGATCCGGTTGAGTATTACTATCGTGCTTCGGGGTTGCTGAACCAACCGAATGTCTATTACGTCGTGCCGACCCCAGAACCGCTCGAAGTAATTGCTGAGCTTGATGATGGCACGCTGATCGATGTGCGTCACATTCACCTGCATCCTGAACTGGCGGAACGGTATGTGCGTCAGTTGCGGCTGAGTCAGGCGGCGCTCCCGCAATTGACGCGGGTAACCCTGGATGCGCTGCGTGAAGCTGATGCGATTGTGTTAGGGCCGGGAAGTCTCTTCGAGAGCATTCTGCCCAACTTTCTGCTGCCCGAGTTTGCCGAAGCGGTACGGACAAGTAGTGCGAAGAAGATCTTCATCTGCAATTTGATGACCGAGCCAGGGCGAACGAGCGGCTTTCGCGTCGCCGATCATATCCGCGTGATCAGAGAGTTTGCCGGTATCACCCCGGATTATGTGCTGGTCAATGCCCAACGCATTGATCCGGAGACGACGCGCATCTACGCCGCGGCCCATCAAACCCCCGTCTATCTCGATCCGAGTGATTACGAGGAGCTGGCAACGATCCCTGGCGATATGCATGGTCAGCGTGGGGTGATGATCGAGGGTAGTATGGTCATCGAGGCCGATTTGTCGGCAGCGGTCATTCAGTACACGACATCACTCGATAATCCACAGCAGAGCCGGGCAGTACGGGTGCTGCGCCACGACGGCCAAAAGCTGGCAGCAGCATTGCTTGAGTTGCTCCGACGGGCGTAG
- a CDS encoding alpha/beta fold hydrolase, which produces MVAASPLPLLPVSPDYITWRGLPIAVYQAGTGQPVLLIHSINAAASVFEMREPFQRLSRHFAVHAVDLPGYGNSARPPWRYRAAVYIDLITTILERIGQPAALIASSLGAAYAVMATVRRPDLVNRLVLICPTGIGQLDRPPGVAAYTLYQILRSPIGRLLYRLLTTRASIRLFLTSQAYADPANVTSERLHGFYQTCRRPGSYYAPICFLSGLLNCNIASAFATLTQPTLLVWGSDATTTPLRLAASFVRVRVATKVVVIDRASLLVQDEQPEAFIEQVMPFLS; this is translated from the coding sequence ATGGTTGCTGCATCGCCTTTACCACTCTTACCGGTGTCGCCCGACTACATCACCTGGCGCGGCCTGCCGATTGCCGTCTACCAGGCCGGTACCGGTCAACCCGTCCTGCTCATTCACAGCATTAATGCTGCTGCATCGGTGTTCGAGATGCGCGAACCATTTCAACGCCTGAGCCGGCATTTTGCCGTCCACGCGGTCGATCTGCCCGGATACGGCAATTCAGCGCGTCCGCCCTGGCGTTATCGGGCTGCGGTGTATATCGATCTGATCACGACCATCCTCGAACGGATCGGTCAACCGGCTGCCCTGATTGCCAGTTCATTAGGCGCGGCGTATGCGGTGATGGCTACTGTGCGCCGCCCCGACCTGGTCAATCGCCTGGTGCTGATCTGTCCTACCGGTATTGGTCAACTGGATCGTCCACCCGGTGTAGCAGCGTACACCCTCTACCAAATCCTCCGCAGCCCGATAGGTCGGCTGCTGTATCGATTACTCACCACGCGGGCCAGCATTCGCCTTTTTCTCACCAGTCAGGCATACGCCGATCCGGCAAATGTTACTTCTGAACGTCTGCACGGTTTCTATCAGACATGCCGTCGCCCTGGTTCGTATTATGCACCGATCTGTTTTCTTAGTGGCCTGCTTAACTGTAATATTGCCTCAGCCTTCGCGACCCTGACCCAACCGACTCTTCTGGTTTGGGGGAGTGATGCCACGACCACACCTTTGCGGTTGGCGGCCAGTTTCGTTCGGGTTCGGGTAGCAACAAAAGTGGTAGTGATTGATCGAGCCAGTTTGCTGGTGCAGGATGAACAACCAGAAGCGTTTATAGAACAGGTTATGCCGTTTCTTTCCTGA